The Aptenodytes patagonicus chromosome 10, bAptPat1.pri.cur, whole genome shotgun sequence genomic sequence GGCGGCTCCCCAGCGGCAgcctccctccgccgccgccggcgtTCCCACCCGGCTGCGTGGGGCGGGACGCGGCGCCGCaccgcccccccggggccgcccacccccggggccgccgctccccgccgctggcggcggccgcgccgcggTGCGGCGCTGgcggcgcccgcccgcctcccccgcggggccgcggccggggcacgccgccccccgccggcggccgctccccgccgcccagggcccccgcggcggcggcgggcgcggggacccggcgcggcgcggcccgcggcGCCCGCGGAATGTCTTTCATTCACGGGCGCGCCGCGCCGCGCGAGGAGGGGGGGGCGGTGCCGGCGCGGCGTCCGGGCCAatgggcagcggcggggccgcgcgTCACGCGGCGGCGGGCCAATGGGCGCGCGCCGGGCCTGAACTTTTGCCACGGCGGACAAGTTGATACATCGCGGGGGTGTGTCCCGCCGCGGCGGCTCCGACGGGGGGAGCGGCCTTAacccctgcgccgccgccgccgcgccgccctgaCCTACTTTcccccgggcggccgcggcggggcgaccccccccccccccccccgccccccgcttccCGGCCCCCGCGGGGCAGGTCGCTGTCGCCCGCCCGCTGGAAGCGCGGGGGGATGAGGCGCCTCcccggagcggcggggggggggggggggggcgggggctcCCCCCGTTGGTGCGGGGGGCATCGGGGCGCGTGTCCCTTTAAGAGTTCGGAAACTTGAGCCGGTGTTTGCGCAATACTCGGTGCCGCGCGGAGCCGCCAAAGTGTCTAGACTGGCACATGATGGGCGGCAGCCAATCGCGCCGCCGCTCGCGAGGGGCCCTGCGTGCGCGCCCCAGCCACACAAAAGCCAgcgagggcgggcgggcgcgagcgagcgagcggggaggcggcggccccggcaGCCGCGCGCAGGGGAGCGCGGGGACCCGCCGGCCGCGGGAGCGGACCGCGCTGCGCCCCGACCGCGGGACCTGCGGCCGCGCCTCTGGGATACGTACAACTCACGTGCTGACACCGGCCTTCGCCCTGGGTTCTGCTGTTggtgtttggcttttttgattttttttttgccttttttttttttttttttttttttttttttactatttttggcCGAAGGGAATCGATACCTCCGAGCGCGGACCCGGCGCCAGTTCCCCGCCGGGCGGCACCCCCGCGCCGGggcactccccccccgccccccccgttGTATGGTGGAGCCGCCGAGGGGCGCAGCCGAGCGCTGCCCCGGGCTCTCCCCGGCCCCGTcccgcgcccccgccgctccccgcctgGCCGCGCGTTGGCAGCCGATGTAGGGCACGGCGCGGCGCGCCCGAACCCCAGCGTCGCCACGGGAGCGGCCCCGCACCGCCGCGGGCGTCGGCGCAGCCCCCGCGGCGCCGTCTATGCCCGCGCCgcgctccctccccgccgcctcccccatggtgcggccccgccgcgggccgtCGGCGATTCGCTGGGCAGGGCCGCGGGGAAACAGACCGCCGCGCCGGGTGCTCCGGGCAGCCCGCGAGGGCGGCGGGTCTGAGATGAGATAAAGCCGGCGGCGGAGCGAGGAGCCCcgcggaggaggggggggggtaGCGGCGGAGAGCGACGCGACCCCCGGCCGCCCGCGTGTCGTATGTTCAGGTCCAAACGCTCAGGGCTGGTGCGGCGACTTTGGAGGAGCCGCGTCATTCCGGACAGGGACGGCGGAGATGGGAGCGCCAGGAGCGGCCACGACCTCGGAGCCACCGGTAGCTGCAAGACCCCGGAGAAAAACCCCTCGGCGGAGATCCGCGCGGTAGCGCGCAGCCTGCTGCGGGAGGCGgaggagcggcgcggcggggcggcgggcgaggcggcgccCCGCGGGGACCCCatggcggagcggcgcggggcccggctccgcgccccgccgcggcgggagggcgcCGAGGGGGCGAGCCCGCGGCGGGAGCAGGAGAGCGACAGCCGGACGGTGACCTGCTGCCTCTTCAAGGAGCGGGAGTCGggcggcccccagccccccgccgccgccgtcgccccCTCCAGCCCCGACGGCGCGACCGACGGCGGCTccccggagcggcggggccgggaggcgCGGtcgcggctgctgctgctggagcaggagctgaaggCCGTCACCTACTCGCTGCTGAAGCGGCTGAAGGAGCGCTCGCTGGACAGCCTGCTGGAGGCGGTGGAGTCCCGCGGGGGCATGCCCAGCGGCTGCGTGCTGGTGGCCCGCACCGAGGTGCGCCTGGGGGGCCAGGCGGCGCCCCCTCATCTGCTCCTGGGAAAACTCTTCCGCTGGCCCGACCTGCAGCACCCCGCCGAGCTGAAGCCCCTCTGCGAGTGCCAGAGCTTCGGCGTCGCCGACGGACCCACCGTCTGCTGCAACCCCTACCACTTCAGCCGCCTCTGTGGGCCAGGTGAGgagcgggggcgggaggggggggggggtcggggtcTTTCCCCCCCGGTTTGGGGCTTCCGGCCCCTTCCGCGGCTTATTTGAACCCTCGTGGGCAGCCCTggcccggccccgcgcagcgGCGGGGATGCTCGGCCGGGATGCGCCTGGCCCGGGGTCCCCCGGGCTGGCATCCCCCGCTCCCCAGCCGAGAGCGGTTCCCAGTTGTGCTTAAAAAGCCCTTTATTtcttgttccccccccccccggccccttcccgcGGAGGTCCCCCTGCTATTTAGGTGCAGAAGGGGCGATAATACGCAGTTTGCATACTGCTGGCGCCAGCCTGGCTCGCTGTTTATCGGAGCGGCCGGGGAGCCGGGCAATTACCGCCGCCGGCTTAAAGCCGCAGGGCCCCGCCGGGCGcaccggggccgcggccgggagggggctgcgggggatGCCCTGGCCACGAGGGAACGCCGAACCCGCGTGGAAGCGGGGGGAGCTGGAGCTCATGCATTTCTCGggcttttcttactttttttaccGTGGGCAGAGGGATCCTGGAGGACACCAACCTCCTGCTGACCGTCCCTTTCTTGGCaagagctttgatttttttaatttattttgcaatcCGGGATCCTGCCTTGCTTTGCATCGCTTCTTTGAAAGAAAGTTCTATGCTGGGCGTGCTTCCCCCGAAGATCGCTAGAGGCTGGAAGCAGCTTTTTTGCTTCGGTTGGAGTAGATGTGCATTTGTAGGAACTGTGCATTTATTTTAGAAACGGGCAAAGTTTCCCGGTTGCTTTCCTGCAGCGGTAGTTGTTTTCTCAGCGGCGTATGGCTGCAAGCCCTGTGCAGGGAGCAGTAGAGAGGAGAGCTTTTATCGAGTGGCTCCTTATCATTTTGATAGTGGGTGACTGTGCCAGGGACCCACCCACTCCGACCGGGTGCTGGGGGATGGTGGCGGGAGCCCGGGAAAGGCCTTGATGCCCTTTTCCACAGGTGTTTGCATGGCTCCCTGCAGAGACCGTCCGCTCTCGGTGCATGTTCATGTTTGTCATCCAGCTTACTGTGGGGTGACGTAGCTGAGCGGTGTGAAAACGCCACAGTGCTTCGAAGAAGTCCCCTGTGGCAGGAGGCCTGGGCGCTAGCGTGGGACCAGCCCCCTGTGCGCGGCACAGGTCGGGCCGTTAAATCTAGATTGGGGCATTGGctccattattttttattttgagactGTTAAGCGCCCTGTGAGAAGAGCATCTTGCTGCTGGGCAGCTTGCTCGGTTAGGGGAGATGAGGAACCTTTTCTCAGAAGCAGTAAATGACCACAGGCCATCCCAGAGCCATCACATGGGGGATGCTGAGGTTGTTCCTAATGAACTAACCCAAGCTGAGCTGCAGTTGTTGGACTGAGTGCCTTGCTTTCGGATCCGTGTGGGAACTCAGGAGCACACCCTTGTTTCAGTAGTCTGGGGTCAATGTGATGCCATTGACTTTTCAGTACAATTTCTCACTGAGGTCAGTGTCTGCTCATTGTCGGTGCCATGATATAGCCCAGCCAGCTGCACACTCCTCAATTTTAGCAAGTTATAATTCAAGAAACACATCACTGCCAtagttcagaaggaaaaaaaaccttgtagTCAGTGCACGAAGTTGATGGAGGACCTTCATCAGCCTTTTGCACGGTCTTGGCTCTCAGAAGGACAGCAAGAGCCAGTTAGATgacctgattcagcaaagcacttctgAGGACTTGCTTAACTTTAAGCGCATGACCGCCGATGTGCTGCTGCTTAAAGCCGAGTGTGTGCTTGGGAGCTTTGCTGAATGGAGGTCAGGGTGAGCGGGGCAGGAGAGGCTCAGCAGGATCATGGGAGGCCTCTGCTGCTGAGCCGCTCATGTGCCATGGGGTTTGTAGGGATGGACCAAAGTTACTTTGGTGCTTTGTTGACTGAAGCCAGCCTGGTATCAGGCTTCATGTGCCAAGAGAGGAATGTCTTTTCATCACCCGACACCCTTTTTCAGTCCTTGTAATGTGTTCGGGGAGCTCTTGTTAGGTCCATGTGTGTTTGAGCCATGGTTGGAGGGTTGTCTCCCAGCACAGATGATGAAAGCATCATTCTTTGGGAGCAATGTGCCATTTTGTGTGCTTCAGGTTGTGGGTGCCGA encodes the following:
- the SMAD6 gene encoding mothers against decapentaplegic homolog 6 encodes the protein MFRSKRSGLVRRLWRSRVIPDRDGGDGSARSGHDLGATGSCKTPEKNPSAEIRAVARSLLREAEERRGGAAGEAAPRGDPMAERRGARLRAPPRREGAEGASPRREQESDSRTVTCCLFKERESGGPQPPAAAVAPSSPDGATDGGSPERRGREARSRLLLLEQELKAVTYSLLKRLKERSLDSLLEAVESRGGMPSGCVLVARTEVRLGGQAAPPHLLLGKLFRWPDLQHPAELKPLCECQSFGVADGPTVCCNPYHFSRLCGPESPPPPYSRLSPNDEQKPLDLSDSTLSYTETEATNSPNGMPGDFSDASTSPDAVKRSHWCNVAYWEHRTRVGRLYTVYEQSVSIFYDLPQGNGFCLGQLNLENRSETVRRTRSKIGYGILLSKEPDGVWAYNRSEHPIFVNSPTLDIPNCRTLIVRKVMPGYSIKVFDYEKSCLLQHTSDLDYADGPYDPNSVRISFAKGWGPCYSRQFITSCPCWLEILLSNNR